The Erwinia sorbitola nucleotide sequence CCTGCTGTAGTTCAAGCGTAGAGAGTTGCAGCAGACGGATGGCCTGTTGCAGTTGTGGCGTCATGGCAAGCTGTTGACTCAGCCTGAGTTGTAAACCTTGCTTCATATTCAGAGTATTAATTCCCCAGAAATCTTACCGAATGTGAACACCTTATCAGAGTCTGAACTCTTCGCCCAAATAGACACGCTTAACTTGTTCATCGGCCAGAATCTCTTCCGGCGTGCCGTGGGCGATCAGATGCCCCTGGCTGACGATATAGGCACGTTCACAAACGGCCAGCGTTTCACGCACGTTATGGTCAGTGATCAGCACGCCGAGGCCGCTATCACGCAGGTGTTCAATAATCTTTTTAATATCAATAACGGAAATCGGATCGACCCCGGCAAACGGCTCATCCAGCAGGATAAACTTAGGGTTGGCGGCCAGCGCACGGGCAATCTCCACACGGCGACGTTCACCGCCTGAAAGCGCCTGACCGAGGCTGTCGCGCAGATGCTCAATGTGAAACTCTTCCAGCAGCTCGTTGGCGCGATCTTCACGCTGTTCCGTGGTTAAATCCTCACGGATTTGCAGCACCGCCATCAGGTTATCGTAAACGCTCAGACGGCGGAAAATAGAGGCTTCCTGGGGCAGATAGCCAATACCGCGACGTGCGCGCGCATGCAGCGGCAAAATGCTGATGTCGTCATCGTCAATCACGATGCGTCCGGCATCGCGTGGCACAATGCCCACCACCATATAGAATGTGGTTGTTTTGCCTGCGCCGTTCGGGCCAAGCAGACCCACGATTTCGCCAGACTTGACCTGTAGGCTGACATCTTCAACCACGCGGCGACCTTTGTAGGCCTTCGCAAGGTTTTCCGCAATTAAGGTTGCCATGTTCGTTAGTTACTCTTTTTCTGACCGTTTGACGGTTTACCTTTGTCCTGCAACTGCGACGGTACCAGTACGGTGGTCACGCGCTTGCCGGTGCTGCCAAAGGCCTGCATTTTCTGCTCTTTAACCAGATAGGTAATACGGTCGCCTTTCACATTGCTGTCCAGCTGCTCAAGGTAGGCGTTACCGGTTAACTCAACCAGATCTTTTGCCAGCTCATAGTGCATCTTCTGAGCGTGGCCCTGCACGGGTTTGCCGCTGTCTTGCATCTGATAGAACGTTGCCGGATTACCATAGGCATCGACAATCGTCTTATTACTGTCGCCGCCTGGACGGGTCACAACCACTTTATCTGCTGTGATTTTGATGGTGCCCTGCGTCACGATGACTTTACCGGTGAAAGTGGCAACGTTGCCCTGCATGTCCAGCGCCTGATTTTCCGAGTCGACGTTAACCGGTTGATCTGAATCACCGGTTAAAGCCAAAGCAGGAACGCTAACGGCGAACAACAGTGATGCAGTCAGTAGCTTAAGGCTTTTGTTCATTTTGAATTTCATAAGATGTTTTGACCTTTTCAATCAACTCGGCAGTTTTCTTCCGTAAATTCCCACGCATCTTCATACCTGTAGAGTTAAAGCTGCGGCCATAAAGTGTTACCTGATCGTCTGAGGTCACATCCTGAGTGGTCAGGTTAATCTGAGCGTTATCAGTTTTGATCCGCTCCAGCTGTGCGTCCTTTGTCAGGCTGTTAACTTCTACATGTCCGTAGAGATACAGCATACGATCGTTGGTCAGTTTGGCTTTATCACTGCGCACTGACCACGTTGGAATTTTGTTCTCATCGTAAGTGGTCATCACCGGGTTATCGAACCAGCTCACGGCGTCAGTCGAAAAATAGGTGACCTTATCGGAAACCAGCTTGTAACTCAGCGCCCCTGTCGGGTTATAAACTACCGTATGTGAGTTATCACTCATATACGTGGGTTCACTATCGTCATTTGCAACCGAGGTGTCGTTATCATCGGTCGCAGTCAGATTCCAGCCAATCAGCACAATGGCGATCAGAGCCAGTATCAGCGTCATCCAGCGTCTTGTTTTACTCATACAGACTGCCCTTTGGCCTCTTCAAACTTGCCCTGCGCAATCAAGATAAGATCGCAAATTTCCCGTACTGCGCCGCGACCACCCGCAATACGGGTAACGTAGTCAGCTCGGGGAAGTAATACAGGGTGCGCATCGGCCACAGTTACACTGAGGCCGACTTCGGCCATCACCGGCCAGTCGATCAGGTCATCGCCAATATAGGCAACCTGCTCTGCACTAACTGACAGTGTATCCAGAAGTTCACGGAAGGCCAAAAGCTTATCAGTCTGGCCCTGGTAAAGATGAGTAATCCCTAAGGTAACGCAGCGATCTTCCAACAATTTGGCTTTGCGGCCGGTAATAATAGCCACTTCAATCCCTGAGGTAAGCAGGCAACGAATGCCGTAGCCATCACGCACGTTGAATGCTTTTAGCTCTTCACCATTATTACCCTGGTAGATCACACCGTCCGACATCACGCCATCGACATCGCAGATTAGCAGTTTTATTTGCTGCGCTTGTGCCATCACCTGCTGACTGACCGGGCCGTAACAGGTTTCTACGGTGGCTGCTGAATGACTCATTTTTAATCACTTCCTTTGTTAAACTACACCGGCACGAAGCATGTCATGCATATGCACCACGCCAAGCAGCGTGTCGCCATCTGCGACCATGACAGAGGTAATATTTTTATTCTGCATCAGGTTCAGCGCATCTACTGCCAGCGTATTTGGCCGGACACGGATACCGCCTGGGGTCATCACGCTTTCGATGCCGGCATGCTGAATATCAATGCCCATATCGAAGACGCGGCGTAAGTCACCGTCGGTAAAGATGCCTTCGATTTTCATCAAATCGTTGCAGATCACCGTCATTCCCATATTTTTACGCGTTATTTCCAGCAGCGCATCACGCAGTGAAGCATCACGACTTACGTGTGGCATTTCGCTGCCAGAGTGCATGATATCATCAACGCGCAGCAGCAGCTTACGCCCCAGCGCACCGCCGGGATGGGAAAGAGCGAAATCTTCCTGAGTAAAGCCCCGGGCCTTCAACAGGGCGACGGCCAGCGCATCTCCCATGACCAGGGTTGCCGTGGTGCTGGTGGTAGGTGCCAGGCCTAACGGACAGGCTTCCTGCGGCACTTTAACACACAGATGAACATCCGCTGCGCGGCCCATTGCGCTGTCCGGACGGCTGGTGATGCAAATTAACGTCACCCGCAGGCGTTTGAGTACCGGGATAAGCGCTAAAACTTCGGAAGACTCGCCGGAGTTAGATATGGCAAGCACCACATCTGTCGGGCTGACCATGCCCAGATCGCCGTGGCTGGCTTCTGCCGGATGGACAAAAAACGATGGAGTGCCGGTGCTGGCAAAAGTGGCGGCTATCTTTTTACCGATATGCCCCGATTTACCCATCCCCATAACCACTACTTTCCCGCCGCAGCGATAGATAAGATTACAGGCGCGGCTAAAATCTTCGTTGATATATTGGTCGAGATGCTCCAGTCCTTCACGTTCAATTCGCAATACTTCTATCCCGGCCTGTTGAAAGTCAAAGTCGGAATCGGCAGTGATATGCGCCATAATTGTTCAGTCCTTTTACCAGAAGGTCACCGAGGGGAACATATACAGCATTCCCACCCAAACGATAAATCCACACAGCAACAATGCGCCAGCCAGCCGACCAATACGGCGGCTGCGCTGCAAACAGATGAGTGTAAACAGCGCACTGACGCCCAGCATCACCCAGTAGTCACGGGCGAAGATCGCCGTATCGAGCGTACCGGGATGAATCAGTGCCGGGATACCCAGCACAATCGCAATATTATAAATGTTTGAACCAATTAAATTCCCGACGGCGATATCATCTTCACCTTTTAATGCACCGGCGATAACCGTGGCCAGCTCGGGCAGGCTGGTGCCTACGGAAATGATGGTCAGGCCAATCACCAGCTCACTGACGCCGAAGTAGTCGGCAATCACCGTCGCATTATCGATCACCATGCGCGTTGACATTGGCAGCAGAATCAAGGCAACGGCCAGCCACAGGAAAGCAACCGTGTTGCCGACATCGTCACGCGGCAGCTCGGCCAGCTGTTCACGGGTCAATGAGTCATTGTTGTCGCGTTCAGCCTGCCGGGCAATTTTAATGATGAACAGCAGATAAACGGCGGCAATTGCGATTAACCCCAGACCATCGTTGCGGCTCAGTTCATTATCGAAGAGTGTCACCCCGCATAGCAGCGTGACCAGCAGCATTAACGGCAGTTCACGGCGGATCAGATTCGAATGCACCGTCAGGGGATGTAGCAGCGCTGCGCCTCCCAATATCAGCAAAATATTGGTAATATTCGAGCCCATCGCTGTCCCGACGGCGATGTCCATCTGCCCGTGAGTGGCGGCAGAGAACGAGACGATCAGCTCGGGCAGTGAGGTGCCAATGCCCACCACGGTCATCCCGATAATTAACGGGGGGATACCAAAGGAACGACACAAAATAGCGGCGCTAAACACCAGACGATCGGCTCCATAAACCAGTAAGACTAAACCGATAATCAGTAGTGCTGTAGCGACGAGCATGAAGTGTCCTTGTGATCAGGTATTATCATCGATGGCGGGTGGCGACAACGAATGCAGGTATGGAAAATTTTATGGCTGTGATTTTGACGGTCTCAGGACAAAAAGTAAAACTTATGCCAACTTTAGCTACGCCGCAGAGGTAAGATTCTGTAAAAATGCCCGCCCCGGAGGGTAATACGTTACTATCGGGAGTAAATTAATCGCCTTTATATAAAGATCGAGGTAACTATGAGCCAGGCGGAGACGAATCTGGTGGATGTCCGGGGTGTGAGTTTCTCCCGTGGCAACCGGCTGATTTTCGATAACATCTCGCTTACGGTGCCCAAAGGGAAAGTCACCGCTATCATGGGGCCATCCGGCATTGGTAAAACGACGTTGTTACGTCTGATAGGCGGACAAATTCCCCCTGACAGCGGTGAAATTTGGTTCAACGGTGAGAATATCCCTGCACTTTCGCGTTCCAGGTTGTATGAAGCGCGCAAGAAAATGAGCATGCTGTTTCAGTCCGGTGCTCTGTTCACCGATCTTAGCGTCTTTGACAACGTCGCATGGCCGCTGCGTGAGCACACCCGGCTCCCGAAGCCTTTGCTTAACAGCACGGTGATGATGAAGCTGGAGGCGGTGGGATTACGCGGCGCGGCCAACCTGAAACCCTCTGAACTCTCAGGAGGGATGGCAAGGCGTGCAGCTCTGGCCCGTGCGATCGCGCTGGAGCCAGATTTAATCATGTTCGATGAACCCTTCGTCGGGCAGGATCCCATTACGATGGGCGTGCTGGTGAAGCTGATTGACGAACTTAATCACGCTTTAGGCGTTACCTGTATCGTGGTTTCTCACGATGTACCTGAAGTGCTGAGTATTGCAGACTACGCGTATATTATTGCCGATCAAAAAGTGATCGCGCAGGGGACGGCCCCAGAGTTGAATGACAATGATGATCCTCGTGTTCGTCAGTTTATCGACGGTATTGCTGACGGGCCGGTGCCATTCCGTTTCCCGGCAGGAGATTACCTGCAAGATTTAGTCGGCTCAGGGAGGGTGACAGACTAATGTTTCTACGCGCACTGGCGTCACTCGGGCGGACAGGAATTAACACCTGCGCATCTTTTGGTCGTGCAGGACTGATGTTATTCCATGCCTTGTTTGGCATTCCCCGTTTTCGAAAACATGCGCCGTTGCTGATCAGACAGCTCTATAGCGTTGGCGTATTGTCGTTATTAATTATTGTGGTCTCCGGGCTGTTTATCGGCATGGTGCTTGGCTTGCAGGGTTACCTGGTGCTGAAAACTTACAGTGCCGAAACCAGCCTTGGCATGATGGTTGCGCTGTCGCTGCTGCGGGAACTGGGGCCGGTTGTTACGGCGCTGCTGTTTGCCGGTCGCGCCGGTTCGGCACTGACGGCTGAAATTGGCCTGATGAAAGCCACCGAGCAGCTTTCCAGTATGGAAATGATGGCGGTTGACCCCCTGCGGCGCATTATTTCACCGCGTTTCTGGGCCGGTTTTATCAGCATGCCGTTACTCACGCTGATTTTTGTTGCAGTGGGGATCCTCGGCGGTGGGCTGGTCGGCGTTAGCTGGAAAGGTATCGATCCTGGTTTCTTCTGGTCAGCAATGCAGAATGCGGTCGACTTGCGAACCGATATTATTAACTGTGTGATCAAGAGCGCCGTGTTTGCGGTGACCGTGACCTGGATTGCGCTGTTTAACGGCTATGACGCCATCCCGACCTCTGAAGGGATCAGTCGGGCAACGACGCGTACCGTAGTACATGCTTCACTGGCAGTGCTCGGTCTGGATTTTGTGCTTACTGCACTGATGTTTGGGAACTGATTCGATGCAAACGAAAAAAAGTGAAATTTGGGTAGGCGCTTTCTTACTGCTGGCGCTGTGCGCGATTATTTTTCTCTGTCTGCGCGTTGCCGACCTGAAGTCACTCGGCAATGAACCGACCTGGAAACTGTATGCCACATTCGACAATATCGGCGGCCTGAAAGCAGGTTCTCCGGTAAAAGTAGGTGGTGTGGTTATTGGTCGGGTAGAAGAGATCACTCTTGATCCGAAAAATTACTCGCCAAAGGTCACCATGGATATTGAAGAAAAATATAACAATATCCCTGATACCAGCTCACTGGCAGTGCGCACTTCCGGCCTGCTTGGTGAGCAATTCCTCGCTCTGAATATCGGCTTTGACGACCCGGAAATGGGAACCGCTACACTTAAAGATGGCAGCACATTGCAGGACACTAAATCCGCCATGGTGCTGGAAGATCTGATCGGGCAGTTCCTGTATAAAAGCGGCAACGGTGACGACAAAGATAAAAATTCATCTGCATCGGGTGACGAGCCAGCTTCAGCGCCCGCCCCGACAGCGACTACTCCAGAAGAGGGCAAGTAATGTTTAAACGTTTAATGATGGTGGCGATGCTGGTTATCGCACCACTGGCTGCCAATGCAGCAGCGGATCAGACCGATCCCTATAAATTAATGAACGAAGCGGCAGCAAAAACTTTTAATCGGTTGAAAAGCGAACAGCCTAAAATTAAGCAGGATCCTAACTATCTGCGCCAGATCGTTCGTGAAGAGCTGCTGCCCTATGTGCAGATCAAGTACGCGGGTGCACTCGTTCTTGGCCGCTACTACAAAGAAGCCACCCCGGCGCAGCGCGACGCCTATTTTAAAGCTTTTGGTGATTACCTGGCGCAGGCATATGGTCAGGCGCTGGCCATGTACAACGGCCAGACATACCAGATTGCCCAGCCTCAGCCTCTGGGTGATGCCAATATCATTGCCATTCGTGTGACTATCATTGACCCAAATGGCCGCCCGCCAGTGCGGCTCGACTTCCAGTGGCGTAAAAACAGCGTTACCAAGCACTGGCAGGCTTATGACATGATTGCGGAAGGTGTCAGTATGATCACCACTAAACAGAATGAGTGGAGTGACACCCTGCGCAAAAAAGGGATTGATGGCCTGACTGAGCAGCTGAAATCCTATTCCCAGCAGTCTATTACTCTGAATAAGCAATCGTAATGAGCGATCAACTGCGTTGGGAGGTAGAGACGGACAATCTGCGTCTCTTCGGCGAACTGGAACGTGAAACGCTGCTGCCGCTCTGGCAGCAGCGCGATGCGGTCATGCAGTGGGTTGAAACCATCGATGTTTCCGGGCTGGAGCGCGTGGATTCCGGTGGGCTTGCGTTGCTGGTTCACCTGCGTCAGATTGCGATTAAGCGGGGAAAGGTGCCACAGTTTATCGGTATCACGGATAAACTCAGTTCGCTGATAACTTTGTACAACCTGCAAAAAATTATCACCGGGCGAGACTGAGTAACTGTCCCCGCAATCGCGCCTTGCTCTGGCTGCGGAACACCTTGAGTTTTCTCATTTTTACTTCAGGAACCGGTTTGCCGGTTCCTTTTATCTCTTTCCTTCGTATTGCTATCCATTCTCATTTACTCTTTTTCTACTGCCGCAGGCATTTTTTGCTTGTTTAAGAGTGGGGCGTATTCCACTAAGATGTGTGCCTGTTTATTATCAAGTGAATTTGAAAGCATTATGGAAAATAGTGAAATTCAGTCCGTGCTGATGAGCGCGTTACCGTTGCAGGAAGTCCACGTTACTGGTGATGGCAGCCATTTCCAGGTTATTGCCGTGGGTGAACTGTTTGGCGAACTGAGCCGTGTTAAAAAACAGCAGACGGTCTATGCACCGCTGATGGCTTACATCGCTGACAACCGTATTCATGCGGTTTCTATCAAGACTTATACCCCTGAAGAGTGGGCGCGTGACCGTAAACTAAACGGTTTTTAAGCTGCCTGGTTTTCGCCACGTACGGCGTGGTGAGGGACTGAGCAGCAGATTTTTGGACTGACAACAGAGAGCAGTTGCAATGGATAAATTTCGTGTACAGGGTCCGACCCGCCTGAGTGGTGAAGTCACAATTTCCGGGGCTAAAAATGCCGCATTACCGATCCTGTTCGCTGCTTTACTGGCTGAAGAGCCGGTAGAGATTCAGAATGTCCCGAAACTCAAGGACATCGATACCACCATGAAACTGCTCGGTCAGTTGGGTGTGAAGGCTGAACGCAATGGTTCCGTGCATCTGGATGCCAGTAGCGTCAATATCTACTGTGCACCGTATGATCTGGTGAAAACGATGCGTGCATCTATCTGGGCGCTGGGGCCGCTGGTGGCGCGCTTTGGTCAGGGCCAGGTATCCCTGCCTGGCGGTTGCGCCATCGGTGCCCGCCCGGTAGACCTGCATATCACGGGTCTGGAGCAGCTTGGCGCAGAGATTAAGCTGGAAGAAGGCTATGTGAAGGCATCCGTAGACGGTCGTCTGAAGGGCGCACATATCGTAATGGATAAGGTCAGCGTGGGCGCTACCGTGACTATTATGAGCGCCGCGACTCTTGCAACCGGAACGACAATTATCGAGAACGCTGCGCGTGAGCCAGAAATTGTCGATACCGCAAACTTCCTGAACACTCTGGGCGCGAAAATCACAGGCGCAGGCAGTGACCGTATTACTATCGAGGGCGTTGAACGGCTGGGTGGTGGTGTGTACCGCGTATTGCCTGACCGTATTGAAACCGGCACCTTCCTGGTAGCGGCGGCGATCTCTGGCGGTAAAGTGGTCTGCCGTGCGGCACAGCCGGACACCCTGGACGCAGTGCTGGCTAAACTGCGTGAAGCAGGTGCTGACATTGAAGTGGGTAGCGACTGGATCAGTCTGGATATGCACGGCAAGCGACCTAAAGCAGTAAACCTGCGTACCGCACCGCACCCTGGTTTCCCAACGGATATGCAGGCACAGTTCAGCCTGTTAAACCTGGTGGCTGAAGGTACGGGCATCATTACCGAGACCATTTTCGAAAACCGTTTCATGCATGTACCTGAGCTGGTACGTATGGGCGCACACGGTGAAATCGAAAGTAATACGCTGATCTGTCATGGCGTTGAGAAGCTTTCTGGTGCTCAGGTGATGGCGACCGATCTGCGTGCTTCCGCCAGCCTTGTTTTGGCAGGCTGTATTGCTGAAGGCACAACTATCGTCGATCGTATCTATCATATTGACCGCGGTTATGAGCATATCGAAGATAAGCTGATAGCGCTTGGCGCAAATATCCAGCGCATTAGCGGCGAAGAGTAATTTTC carries:
- the lptB gene encoding LPS export ABC transporter ATP-binding protein → MATLIAENLAKAYKGRRVVEDVSLQVKSGEIVGLLGPNGAGKTTTFYMVVGIVPRDAGRIVIDDDDISILPLHARARRGIGYLPQEASIFRRLSVYDNLMAVLQIREDLTTEQREDRANELLEEFHIEHLRDSLGQALSGGERRRVEIARALAANPKFILLDEPFAGVDPISVIDIKKIIEHLRDSGLGVLITDHNVRETLAVCERAYIVSQGHLIAHGTPEEILADEQVKRVYLGEEFRL
- the lptA gene encoding lipopolysaccharide ABC transporter substrate-binding protein LptA; amino-acid sequence: MKFKMNKSLKLLTASLLFAVSVPALALTGDSDQPVNVDSENQALDMQGNVATFTGKVIVTQGTIKITADKVVVTRPGGDSNKTIVDAYGNPATFYQMQDSGKPVQGHAQKMHYELAKDLVELTGNAYLEQLDSNVKGDRITYLVKEQKMQAFGSTGKRVTTVLVPSQLQDKGKPSNGQKKSN
- the lptC gene encoding LPS export ABC transporter periplasmic protein LptC; the encoded protein is MSKTRRWMTLILALIAIVLIGWNLTATDDNDTSVANDDSEPTYMSDNSHTVVYNPTGALSYKLVSDKVTYFSTDAVSWFDNPVMTTYDENKIPTWSVRSDKAKLTNDRMLYLYGHVEVNSLTKDAQLERIKTDNAQINLTTQDVTSDDQVTLYGRSFNSTGMKMRGNLRKKTAELIEKVKTSYEIQNEQKP
- the kdsC gene encoding 3-deoxy-manno-octulosonate-8-phosphatase KdsC yields the protein MSHSAATVETCYGPVSQQVMAQAQQIKLLICDVDGVMSDGVIYQGNNGEELKAFNVRDGYGIRCLLTSGIEVAIITGRKAKLLEDRCVTLGITHLYQGQTDKLLAFRELLDTLSVSAEQVAYIGDDLIDWPVMAEVGLSVTVADAHPVLLPRADYVTRIAGGRGAVREICDLILIAQGKFEEAKGQSV
- the kdsD gene encoding arabinose-5-phosphate isomerase KdsD; the encoded protein is MAHITADSDFDFQQAGIEVLRIEREGLEHLDQYINEDFSRACNLIYRCGGKVVVMGMGKSGHIGKKIAATFASTGTPSFFVHPAEASHGDLGMVSPTDVVLAISNSGESSEVLALIPVLKRLRVTLICITSRPDSAMGRAADVHLCVKVPQEACPLGLAPTTSTTATLVMGDALAVALLKARGFTQEDFALSHPGGALGRKLLLRVDDIMHSGSEMPHVSRDASLRDALLEITRKNMGMTVICNDLMKIEGIFTDGDLRRVFDMGIDIQHAGIESVMTPGGIRVRPNTLAVDALNLMQNKNITSVMVADGDTLLGVVHMHDMLRAGVV
- a CDS encoding calcium/sodium antiporter, which encodes MLVATALLIIGLVLLVYGADRLVFSAAILCRSFGIPPLIIGMTVVGIGTSLPELIVSFSAATHGQMDIAVGTAMGSNITNILLILGGAALLHPLTVHSNLIRRELPLMLLVTLLCGVTLFDNELSRNDGLGLIAIAAVYLLFIIKIARQAERDNNDSLTREQLAELPRDDVGNTVAFLWLAVALILLPMSTRMVIDNATVIADYFGVSELVIGLTIISVGTSLPELATVIAGALKGEDDIAVGNLIGSNIYNIAIVLGIPALIHPGTLDTAIFARDYWVMLGVSALFTLICLQRSRRIGRLAGALLLCGFIVWVGMLYMFPSVTFW
- the mlaF gene encoding phospholipid ABC transporter ATP-binding protein MlaF, with the protein product MSQAETNLVDVRGVSFSRGNRLIFDNISLTVPKGKVTAIMGPSGIGKTTLLRLIGGQIPPDSGEIWFNGENIPALSRSRLYEARKKMSMLFQSGALFTDLSVFDNVAWPLREHTRLPKPLLNSTVMMKLEAVGLRGAANLKPSELSGGMARRAALARAIALEPDLIMFDEPFVGQDPITMGVLVKLIDELNHALGVTCIVVSHDVPEVLSIADYAYIIADQKVIAQGTAPELNDNDDPRVRQFIDGIADGPVPFRFPAGDYLQDLVGSGRVTD
- the mlaE gene encoding lipid asymmetry maintenance ABC transporter permease subunit MlaE, with amino-acid sequence MFLRALASLGRTGINTCASFGRAGLMLFHALFGIPRFRKHAPLLIRQLYSVGVLSLLIIVVSGLFIGMVLGLQGYLVLKTYSAETSLGMMVALSLLRELGPVVTALLFAGRAGSALTAEIGLMKATEQLSSMEMMAVDPLRRIISPRFWAGFISMPLLTLIFVAVGILGGGLVGVSWKGIDPGFFWSAMQNAVDLRTDIINCVIKSAVFAVTVTWIALFNGYDAIPTSEGISRATTRTVVHASLAVLGLDFVLTALMFGN
- the mlaD gene encoding outer membrane lipid asymmetry maintenance protein MlaD, which encodes MQTKKSEIWVGAFLLLALCAIIFLCLRVADLKSLGNEPTWKLYATFDNIGGLKAGSPVKVGGVVIGRVEEITLDPKNYSPKVTMDIEEKYNNIPDTSSLAVRTSGLLGEQFLALNIGFDDPEMGTATLKDGSTLQDTKSAMVLEDLIGQFLYKSGNGDDKDKNSSASGDEPASAPAPTATTPEEGK
- the mlaC gene encoding phospholipid-binding protein MlaC, translating into MFKRLMMVAMLVIAPLAANAAADQTDPYKLMNEAAAKTFNRLKSEQPKIKQDPNYLRQIVREELLPYVQIKYAGALVLGRYYKEATPAQRDAYFKAFGDYLAQAYGQALAMYNGQTYQIAQPQPLGDANIIAIRVTIIDPNGRPPVRLDFQWRKNSVTKHWQAYDMIAEGVSMITTKQNEWSDTLRKKGIDGLTEQLKSYSQQSITLNKQS
- the mlaB gene encoding lipid asymmetry maintenance protein MlaB gives rise to the protein MSDQLRWEVETDNLRLFGELERETLLPLWQQRDAVMQWVETIDVSGLERVDSGGLALLVHLRQIAIKRGKVPQFIGITDKLSSLITLYNLQKIITGRD
- the ibaG gene encoding BolA family iron metabolism protein IbaG encodes the protein MENSEIQSVLMSALPLQEVHVTGDGSHFQVIAVGELFGELSRVKKQQTVYAPLMAYIADNRIHAVSIKTYTPEEWARDRKLNGF
- the murA gene encoding UDP-N-acetylglucosamine 1-carboxyvinyltransferase, whose translation is MDKFRVQGPTRLSGEVTISGAKNAALPILFAALLAEEPVEIQNVPKLKDIDTTMKLLGQLGVKAERNGSVHLDASSVNIYCAPYDLVKTMRASIWALGPLVARFGQGQVSLPGGCAIGARPVDLHITGLEQLGAEIKLEEGYVKASVDGRLKGAHIVMDKVSVGATVTIMSAATLATGTTIIENAAREPEIVDTANFLNTLGAKITGAGSDRITIEGVERLGGGVYRVLPDRIETGTFLVAAAISGGKVVCRAAQPDTLDAVLAKLREAGADIEVGSDWISLDMHGKRPKAVNLRTAPHPGFPTDMQAQFSLLNLVAEGTGIITETIFENRFMHVPELVRMGAHGEIESNTLICHGVEKLSGAQVMATDLRASASLVLAGCIAEGTTIVDRIYHIDRGYEHIEDKLIALGANIQRISGEE